The Pseudomonas sp. MPC6 nucleotide sequence CAGCGCACTGCAGGCCGCCGGCGATTCGAACAGGCCATGCAAATAGGTGCCGAAAATCTGCCCATCAACACTTTGCGCACCGTCGCAGCGACCGTCATCCAACTGCACCGCAGCGTTTTCCAGCGCCGGCCCGGTGGTCACCCCGGCATGGATTTCATAACCAGTGACCGGCGCATCTTCCAGCGCCAGGCGCCCGCGGACATTGCGCAGCTGCTTCTCTTGTTCAAGCTGCGTTTCGAAGGCCAGCCAACCCAGACCGGCGCTCGACCCCGGCACACCTTCGAGGCCCAGCGGGTCGTGCACCTGCTCGCCGAGCATCTGCAGGCCACCACAGATGCCCAGCACTTTGCCGCCATAGCGCAGATGACGACTGATGGCGCTGTCCCAGCCATTGGCCCGCAGATACGCGAGATCGCTGCGCACGCTTTTCGAACCGGGAAGAATGATCAGGTCGGCGGGCGGGATAGCCTGGCCGGGGCCGATGAATTGCAAGTCCACTTGCGGGTGCAGACGCAGCGGATCGAAATCGGTGTGGTTGCTGATCCGCGGCAGCACCGGCACCAGCACTTTGAGTACCTGGTCCGCCTTGTCGGTCTGGCGCTGATCGATACCGTCCTCGGCTTCCAGGTGCAGGTCCATCACATACGGCAACACGCCGATCACCGGCTTGCCGGTGCGCGCCTCCAGCCAATCCAGCCCCGGCTGCAGTAACGCGAGGTCGCCGCGAAAACGGTTGATGATGAAACCTTTGATCCGTGCCTGTTCACTCGGCGACAGCAACTCGAGCGTGCCCACCAGATGGGCGAAAACCCCGCCGCGGTTGATGTCGGCAATCA carries:
- a CDS encoding cobyric acid synthase produces the protein MTTLMVQGTTSDAGKSTLVTALCRWVTRQGVSVVPFKPQNMALNSAVTADGGEIGRAQAVQAQAANLEPHTDMNPVLLKPNSDTGAQVIIHGRAVTTMNAVAYHDYKAIAMQAVLVSHERLSAAYPVVMVEGAGSPAEINLRAGDIANMGFAEAVDCPVVLIADINRGGVFAHLVGTLELLSPSEQARIKGFIINRFRGDLALLQPGLDWLEARTGKPVIGVLPYVMDLHLEAEDGIDQRQTDKADQVLKVLVPVLPRISNHTDFDPLRLHPQVDLQFIGPGQAIPPADLIILPGSKSVRSDLAYLRANGWDSAISRHLRYGGKVLGICGGLQMLGEQVHDPLGLEGVPGSSAGLGWLAFETQLEQEKQLRNVRGRLALEDAPVTGYEIHAGVTTGPALENAAVQLDDGRCDGAQSVDGQIFGTYLHGLFESPAACSALLRWAGLQAVQEVDYHGLRERDIERLADLVEKHLDTGLLRQLCGF